In Planococcus sp. MB-3u-03, the DNA window GGCAGGATCATCATGCCGAAACCGGTCCCGAACTCTTCCATAGTTCCCATAGCCTGAAGATACAGCCCCCATGCTATGTAAAGTACATACCCGACTGCCACGAAACCAAGCCAGATATATCGCTTTAACCACCATGGCAATAATAGCGGCGCCAGCAAAAATACACCCAATTGGATGTGGCCCATCCATTCATATACAAACTCCACCGCTTTCACGCTCCAGCCCTTATGGAATCATCAAGCCCAATCTCCAGTGCCGCCCAACCCAGTTTCTCATTCTTTAAGATAAGTTTAAACTTTCGCCATAAAGCAGCTTTAACCCTTTTTATGTGAGTTTTTTCCTGCAAAAAACACAAATTTTTATGCAAGTATAGTTTACGATGAACCCAATTATTACGCGCTCCGAATCACTAAAATAGGCCAAGAAAATAGGTATGTTTTCTGTCATTTCTGACAATATAGGTTTATAATACAGTTAATAATTAGGGAGGTGTCCTATATGGAATGGGAACGCAAGCTCGCCCAATGGCGTGCGGAAGGGCTCATCGACCAAGAGACGGCCGAACGCATCCAGGCGTTTGAAACCCGTCAGCCGAAAAAACGCAAACTGCCTCTTTTGCTCATCATCGGCTTAATCTTTTTCGCGCTCGCCGTCTTCAGTTTTATCGCCGCTAACTGGCAAGCCATACCGGCTATCGCGAAAGTCGGCATGGTCGTATTGCTCATGTGGATTTTCTATGTGCTCGCCCATTTCGCCGAGAAAAAACATTTTGGCCATCCCGTTATTTTCCGCATACTCGGTTATGTGATGTTCGGGGCAAGTTTAATCGTGACCGGCCAAACTTTCCATCTCGGAACCGGTTCCAGCATCGTGCCTTGGGCGTTGTTCATTGCCGCCATCGCCCATTTCTTCATCTGGCGCCATGCCGCATTCACCGTATTGGCGTTCATTAGCGGAATCACCATCCTGACCTCGGCAGCTCCCGGCATCGGCTTGATCGAATGGCTGCTGTTCATCGCCGTTACGCTCGCTTGGTTCTTCCTGAGCAAAGATGGGCCGACGATGATCTTCAGCTGGCTCTTGCTGTTCGGTTCCGGTTTTCTCGTTTGGAGCATATGGGACATCGACAGCCCGCTCGTGCCGATCTGGACCTTGTTCGCGCTGACCTTGCTCTTGTTGCTGATCCCGCAAGACAAGCAGAAACTATTGAGCCCACTTTATCTGATCGTTGGGGGGATCCAGCTGATCGTCTTCCTGGCGATCCGCGGGGAAAGCGATATGACTTTCGCCGAATTGACCATGCCTGAATCGATCGCTCTTGCAGTAGCGGGGGCTGCAGTGCTCGCACTCGCCTACTTCCGCGAACGCCATTTGATGTGGCTCGGCGTACTCGGGCTTGTCGGTTTCATGCTCTTCGATGAAACGGCCATCGCCTTGGCCATCGTTGCGGAATTGACTGCGCTCGCCTATTTGATCATCGCTCAGCGTCAAGATCAGCCGCTCGCTTTGGGCTTCGTTTATTTCATCGTCGTCCAATTCGTCATCTATGTCATCTATGCGTGGGAACGGCTCGACATGTCGCTGTTCTTCCTGATCGGCGCCATCCTGTTGTTCGTGCTATCAGGCATCGCCTGGTGGCTTAACCGCAAGAAAGAAGGTGCAGTGACATGAAGAAATGGCTAATGCCTGCCTTGCAGACCGCTTTCGTCGCATTGCTCGTCGTCAGCTTCTACGCCACTTCCTGGTTCGGCGATCAATACTTATTGCGTGCCGAACCATTCGACCCGTTCGATCCGTTCTACGGTGAATACGTCATGCTGCAGTATCCGGATCTCGACGCGCCTGCCGGAATTTCCGACGGCGCCGT includes these proteins:
- a CDS encoding DUF2157 domain-containing protein; amino-acid sequence: MEWERKLAQWRAEGLIDQETAERIQAFETRQPKKRKLPLLLIIGLIFFALAVFSFIAANWQAIPAIAKVGMVVLLMWIFYVLAHFAEKKHFGHPVIFRILGYVMFGASLIVTGQTFHLGTGSSIVPWALFIAAIAHFFIWRHAAFTVLAFISGITILTSAAPGIGLIEWLLFIAVTLAWFFLSKDGPTMIFSWLLLFGSGFLVWSIWDIDSPLVPIWTLFALTLLLLLIPQDKQKLLSPLYLIVGGIQLIVFLAIRGESDMTFAELTMPESIALAVAGAAVLALAYFRERHLMWLGVLGLVGFMLFDETAIALAIVAELTALAYLIIAQRQDQPLALGFVYFIVVQFVIYVIYAWERLDMSLFFLIGAILLFVLSGIAWWLNRKKEGAVT